Proteins encoded together in one Impatiens glandulifera chromosome 1, dImpGla2.1, whole genome shotgun sequence window:
- the LOC124922021 gene encoding E3 ubiquitin-protein ligase ATL6-like, with amino-acid sequence MANPVLPLLFLAAATPFAAVADSPPTDSSSSSYSFGSDDPSIAVLVVVLVLAFFLMGFISICIRHRSDSTSDNDDSRRFVVATSLWRSPDSNGMDPSVIESFPLFSYSEVNDRWISLECAVCINEFVDGEMLRKLPKCNHVFHPDCIDAWLGCHTSCPVCRMDQSPDDLDESIESSRLQNQVSITVNCDENEMERNRIVKFSRSNSTGHTLNLPEEIGVQLKRTKSCGEILPVVNGDRSGEVEKSRRWVFNVVYKTGSIQDVDSPV; translated from the coding sequence ATGGCAAATCCAGTATTACCTCTCCTCTTCCTCGCCGCAGCGACGCCGTTTGCGGCGGTCGCCGACTCACCTCCTACGGATTCATCTTCCTCATCCTACTCATTCGGCAGCGACGATCCATCAATCGCAGTTCTCGTTGTGGTTCTGGTCCTAGCCTTTTTCTTAATGGGATTTATTTCCATCTGTATTCGCCACCGCTCCGATTCCACCTCAGACAACGACGATTCTCGCCGATTCGTCGTCGCTACTTCCTTATGGAGATCCCCTGACTCTAACGGTATGGATCCATCTGTCATTGAATCGTTCCCGCTTTTCAGTTACTCGGAAGTGAATGATCGGTGGATCTCGCTAGAATGTGCAGTCTGTATAAACGAATTCGTAGACGGAGAAATGCTCCGAAAATTGCCTAAATGTAACCACGTATTTCATCCAGATTGTATTGATGCTTGGCTTGGTTGTCACACTAGTTGTCCTGTATGCCGGATGGATCAGTCACCAGATGATCTTGACGAATCAATCGAATCTTCCAGACTACAAAATCAGGTTTCGATTACTGTTAACTGTGATGAGAATGAGATGGAAAGGAATCGAATCGTGAAGTTTTCTAGGTCGAACTCGACGGGTCACACCTTGAATTTGCCGGAGGAAATCGGAGTTCAGTTAAAGAGGACTAAGAGCTGCGGCGAGATTCTGCCGGTGGTCAATGGTGATCGGTCCGGTGAGGTTGAGAAGTCGAGGCGATGGGTGTTCAATGTGGTCTATAAGACCGGTTCAATTCAGGATGTTGACTCCCCGGTTTGA